The following coding sequences are from one Planctomycetota bacterium window:
- a CDS encoding DUF1826 domain-containing protein: TRRAAGWTDEAVRHIDAAGCDIAVVRRPPPVECGPLVAGGTLGEVRFTTAARGAAAKIDRALARLDLVKPARQRAAVADDILSLVCGMLAVFSWPRVEVRLDLTDEQSCPKFHCDNVRVRLVTTYVGPGTEYVKMPAADTVHRVAPGSLVLLKGHRHPTHADRVLHRSPPLRPGTRRLCVAIDHADWLTAATPDPAPDHTGALA; the protein is encoded by the coding sequence CACCCGCCGGGCCGCCGGCTGGACGGACGAGGCCGTGCGGCACATCGATGCCGCCGGATGCGACATCGCGGTGGTCCGGCGGCCGCCGCCGGTGGAGTGTGGCCCGCTGGTCGCCGGCGGAACGCTCGGCGAGGTGCGGTTCACGACCGCGGCCCGCGGAGCCGCCGCGAAGATCGACCGCGCGCTGGCCCGGCTCGACCTCGTGAAGCCGGCGCGACAGCGGGCCGCGGTCGCGGACGACATCCTCTCGCTCGTCTGCGGCATGCTCGCCGTCTTCTCGTGGCCCCGTGTCGAGGTGCGGCTCGACCTCACCGACGAGCAGTCGTGCCCGAAGTTCCACTGCGACAACGTCCGCGTGCGGCTCGTGACGACCTACGTCGGACCGGGCACCGAATACGTCAAGATGCCCGCAGCCGACACGGTGCACCGCGTTGCTCCGGGCAGCCTCGTGCTGCTCAAGGGCCACCGGCATCCGACGCACGCCGACCGCGTGCTGCACCGCTCGCCGCCGCTGCGGCCCGGCACGCGCCGCCTCTGCGTCGCGATCGACCACGCCGACTGGCTCACCGCCGCCACGCCCGACCCCGCACCCGACCACACAGGAGCCCTGGCATGA